In the genome of Gadus morhua chromosome 12, gadMor3.0, whole genome shotgun sequence, one region contains:
- the LOC115556338 gene encoding 5-hydroxytryptamine receptor 3C isoform X1, whose product MGNINIDSDYWRDLNITGLEKLQPMISRTTEWHWTLSDRSFWTMTFILFSITQALSLEPLLNCSEPTNLALLKALSPVFDLRFIRPVININNYTEVYVSFTMYGILGVDEKAQLLTTYIWQHIVWKNEFISWDPEQCGTEEITLPRTQFWTPDIVINEFVSKNTAPFVPYVHVNSDGKIYDYSPVRVVSSCRLNIYTFPFDVQNCTFTFNSYTHTNKEIVVNLNRPITQILKNTLAVMSTVGEWQLIDITAHKESDAGFMLDELIFYIGLRRKSTLYVVNLIIPSCSLITVDLFSFLLPPQSVDRSAFKMTLILGYTVFLLLMNDLLPVTGDTIPLINVFFALCLALMVASLLETILITNLHSSSSRFAPVPRWVRVVVLQKLGCCVGLPPKPTKEHSTDMYPNAVREEIKAGKTPPMPLELEDTTPGELRELGRDLRAIRLQVEKQLSGDQKSEEWIQVASIIDRFLFGLYTLFISVSSITMIWIWVDSDRR is encoded by the exons CTATCTGACAGGTCGTTTTGGACCATGACTTTCATCCTGTTCTCTATCACACAAG CTCTTAGCTTGGAACCTCTGCTGAACTGTTCTGAACCCACCAATCTAGCCCTGCTGAAAGCACTGTCACCAGTCTTTGATTTGCGCTTCATACGGCCTGTGATCAACATCAATAATTACACAGAAGTCTATGTATCCTTTACCATGTATGGCATTCTGGGAGTG gatgaAAAAGCTCAACTCTTGACAACATATATTTGGCAACACATT GTATGGAAGAATGAGTTCATCAGCTGGGATCCAGAGCAGTGCGGCACAGAAGAGATAACGTTACCTAGAACCCAGTTTTGGACACCAGATATTGTCATCAATGAATT CGTTTCTAAAAACACAGCCCCATTTGTGCCTTATGTACATGTCAATTCTGATGGCAAGATCTATGACTACAGTCCTGTCAGAGTGGTTAGCTCCTGCAGACTGAACATCTACACCTTCCCCTTCGACGTCCAGAACTGCACTTTCACCTTCAACTCCTACACCCACACAA ACAAGGAAATCGTGGTTAACCTCAACAGGCCGATAACACAGATTTTGAAGAATACATTGGCTGTGATGAGCACTGTAGGGGAGTGGCAGCTAATAGATATCACTGCTCATAAAGAATCGGATGCTGGATTTATGCTGGACGAGCTCATATTTTAC ATTGGTCTGAGGCGTAAGTCCACTCTCTATGTGGTCAACCTGATCATCCCAAGCTGCTCCTTGATCACAGTGGACCTCTTCAGCTTCCTGTTACCCCCACAGAGTGTGGACCGCTCAGCCTTTAAGATGACCCTCATCTTAGGCTACACCGTCTTCCTGTTGCTTATGAATGACTTGCTGCCGGTCACTGGCGACACCATACCACTCATAA ATGTTTTCTTcgccctctgcctggctctGATGGTTGCCAGCCTGTTGGAGACAATCCTCATCACCAACCTCCACTCAAGTTCCAGTCGTTTTGCTCCTGTCCCCCGCTGGGTGAGAGTAGTGGTCCTTCAAAAACTGGGATGTTGTGTTGGTCTGCCTCCAAAGCCAACAAAAGAACATTCAACAG ATATGTATCCAAATGCTGTAAGGGAGGAGATCAAAGCTGGTAAGACTCCTCCAATGCCCCTGGAACTGGAAGACACAACCCCAGGCGAGTTGAGAGAGTTGGGGAGAGACCTCAGGGCGATCCGGCTACAGGTGGAAAAGCAGCTGAGTGGGGACCAGAAGTCTGAGGAGTGGATCCAGGTGGCTTCCATCATTGATCGCTTCCTGTTTGGGCTCTACACGCTCTTTATATCAGTCAGTTCTATAACTATGATCTGGATCTGGGTTGATTCAGACAGACGATAG
- the LOC115556338 gene encoding 5-hydroxytryptamine receptor 3E isoform X2 yields the protein MTFILFSITQALSLEPLLNCSEPTNLALLKALSPVFDLRFIRPVININNYTEVYVSFTMYGILGVDEKAQLLTTYIWQHIVWKNEFISWDPEQCGTEEITLPRTQFWTPDIVINEFVSKNTAPFVPYVHVNSDGKIYDYSPVRVVSSCRLNIYTFPFDVQNCTFTFNSYTHTNKEIVVNLNRPITQILKNTLAVMSTVGEWQLIDITAHKESDAGFMLDELIFYIGLRRKSTLYVVNLIIPSCSLITVDLFSFLLPPQSVDRSAFKMTLILGYTVFLLLMNDLLPVTGDTIPLINVFFALCLALMVASLLETILITNLHSSSSRFAPVPRWVRVVVLQKLGCCVGLPPKPTKEHSTGMELLDMYPNAVREEIKAGKTPPMPLELEDTTPGELRELGRDLRAIRLQVEKQLSGDQKSEEWIQVASIIDRFLFGLYTLFISVSSITMIWIWVDSDRR from the exons ATGACTTTCATCCTGTTCTCTATCACACAAG CTCTTAGCTTGGAACCTCTGCTGAACTGTTCTGAACCCACCAATCTAGCCCTGCTGAAAGCACTGTCACCAGTCTTTGATTTGCGCTTCATACGGCCTGTGATCAACATCAATAATTACACAGAAGTCTATGTATCCTTTACCATGTATGGCATTCTGGGAGTG gatgaAAAAGCTCAACTCTTGACAACATATATTTGGCAACACATT GTATGGAAGAATGAGTTCATCAGCTGGGATCCAGAGCAGTGCGGCACAGAAGAGATAACGTTACCTAGAACCCAGTTTTGGACACCAGATATTGTCATCAATGAATT CGTTTCTAAAAACACAGCCCCATTTGTGCCTTATGTACATGTCAATTCTGATGGCAAGATCTATGACTACAGTCCTGTCAGAGTGGTTAGCTCCTGCAGACTGAACATCTACACCTTCCCCTTCGACGTCCAGAACTGCACTTTCACCTTCAACTCCTACACCCACACAA ACAAGGAAATCGTGGTTAACCTCAACAGGCCGATAACACAGATTTTGAAGAATACATTGGCTGTGATGAGCACTGTAGGGGAGTGGCAGCTAATAGATATCACTGCTCATAAAGAATCGGATGCTGGATTTATGCTGGACGAGCTCATATTTTAC ATTGGTCTGAGGCGTAAGTCCACTCTCTATGTGGTCAACCTGATCATCCCAAGCTGCTCCTTGATCACAGTGGACCTCTTCAGCTTCCTGTTACCCCCACAGAGTGTGGACCGCTCAGCCTTTAAGATGACCCTCATCTTAGGCTACACCGTCTTCCTGTTGCTTATGAATGACTTGCTGCCGGTCACTGGCGACACCATACCACTCATAA ATGTTTTCTTcgccctctgcctggctctGATGGTTGCCAGCCTGTTGGAGACAATCCTCATCACCAACCTCCACTCAAGTTCCAGTCGTTTTGCTCCTGTCCCCCGCTGGGTGAGAGTAGTGGTCCTTCAAAAACTGGGATGTTGTGTTGGTCTGCCTCCAAAGCCAACAAAAGAACATTCAACAGGTATGGAGTTGTTAG ATATGTATCCAAATGCTGTAAGGGAGGAGATCAAAGCTGGTAAGACTCCTCCAATGCCCCTGGAACTGGAAGACACAACCCCAGGCGAGTTGAGAGAGTTGGGGAGAGACCTCAGGGCGATCCGGCTACAGGTGGAAAAGCAGCTGAGTGGGGACCAGAAGTCTGAGGAGTGGATCCAGGTGGCTTCCATCATTGATCGCTTCCTGTTTGGGCTCTACACGCTCTTTATATCAGTCAGTTCTATAACTATGATCTGGATCTGGGTTGATTCAGACAGACGATAG
- the LOC115555848 gene encoding 5-hydroxytryptamine receptor 3E-like codes for IYKHHLKKKTFDCHSLLNLGYSFIIISHIATTSFCEVNISHTFVFLILSPAQSLNCSEPTNLALLEALTPVFDLRFIRPVNNFNNYTEVYVSFTMYGILGVGWKNEFISWDPEQCGTDHITLPRRRFWIPDMVMNELVSKNTAPFVPYVHVYSDGMIYDYSPVRVVSTCRLNIYTFPFDVQNCTFTFVSYSHKTNDIMVELNRPIEEIIKKTLAVMTTIGLRRKSTLYVVNLLIPSCSLITVDLFSFLLPPQSVDRSAFKMTLILGYTVFLLLMNDLLPVTGNTIPLINVFFALCLALMVASLLETILITHLYSSSSRFAPVPRWVREVVLQKLGCCVGLPPKPTKDHSDMSPNAVREEIKAGKTPPMPLELEDTTPGELRKLGRDLRAIRLQLEQQLSGDQKSEEWIQVASIIDRFLFGLYTLFISVSSITMIWIWVESDRR; via the exons atttacaagcatcatttaaaaaaaaaaacatttgattgcCATAGTCTACTTAACTTGggttattcattcattatcatttcaCATATTGCAACAACTAGTTTTTGTGAAGTAAACATTAGCCATACTTTTGTTTTTCTAATTTTGTCCCCAGCTCAGAGCTTGAACTGTTCTGAACCCACCAATCTAGCCCTGCTGGAAGCACTGACACCAGTCTTTGATTTACGCTTCATACGACCTGTCAACAACTTCAATAATTACACAGAAGTCTATGTATCCTTTACCATGTATGGCATTCTGGGAGTG GGATGGAAGAATGAGTTCATCAGCTGGGATCCAGAGCAGTGTGGCACCGACCATATTACGCTACCTAGACGCCGGTTTTGGATACCAGATATGGTCATGAATGAATT AGTATCTAAAAACACAGCCCCATTTGTGCCTTATGTACATGTCTATTCTGATGGCATGATCTACGACTACAGTCCTGTCAGAGTGGTTAGCACCTGCAGACTGAACATCTACACCTTCCCCTTCGACGTCCAGAACTGCACTTTCACCTTTGTCTCCTACAGCCACAAAA CCAACGATATCATGGTTGAACTCAACAGACCGATCGAAGAGATTATTAAGAAAACATTGGCTGTGATGACTACT ATTGGTCTGAGGCGCAAGTCCACTCTCTATGTGGTCAACCTGCTCATCCCCAGCTGCTCCTTGATCACAGTGGACCTCTTCAGCTTCCTGTTACCCCCACAGAGTGTGGACCGCTCGGCCTTTAAGATGACACTCATCTTAGGCTACACCGTCTTCCTGCTGCTTATGAATGACTTGCTGCCGGTCACTGGCAACACCATACCACTCATAA ATGTTTTCTTcgccctctgcctggctctGATGGTTGCCAGCCTGTTGGAGACAATCCTCATCACCCACCTCTACTCAAGCTCCAGTCGCTTTGCTCCTGTCCCCCGCTGGGTGAGAGAAGTGGTCCTTCAAAAACTGGGATGTTGTGTTGGTCTGCCTCCAAAGCCAACAAAAGACCATTCAG ATATGTCTCCCAATGCTGTAAGGGAGGAGATCAAAGCTGGTAAGACTCCTCCAATGCCCCTGGAACTGGAAGACACAACCCCAGGCGAGTTGAGGAAGTTGGGGAGAGACCTCCGGGCGATCCGGCTGCAGTTGGAACAGCAGCTGAGTGGGGACCAGAAGTCTGAAGAGTGGATCCAGGTGGCTTCCATCATTGATCGCTTCCTGTTTGGGCTCTACACGCTCTTCATATCAGTCAGTTCTATAACTATGATCTGGATCTGGGTTGAATCAGACAGACGATAG